A single window of Liolophura sinensis isolate JHLJ2023 chromosome 6, CUHK_Ljap_v2, whole genome shotgun sequence DNA harbors:
- the LOC135469132 gene encoding inactive heparanase-2-like isoform X1: MIRLLLFSVCFTVTTFQYAYGNNGNFSRLYERFLVDGNTVTVTIDSHHAIHTVSDKFVSLTLDSSQLKYGLRHFHSGLKKIRNLAKGLAPAYLRVGGTAADSLSFKSGPSTDFIMDERELDTLYHFARDVGWDMIFDLNLLHRHHGEWDSTNAESLMKYAASKGYRFHLELGNEPNLYERRGIHVDPAQIGRDYGKLKHLMNSIHPFNEMMLVGPAFTGSFHVDYAEKFLSTGSTYIDAMTVHQYYMDGSKAKAEDFLNPDILDNFKRLAIHRSQEALSKHSKGTKTTWVLETSSAYGGGAPVLSESFIAGFTWLDELGMAAANGIPVVARQNFVGAHYSLVANDNPLPDYWLTLLHKRLVGRKVLKVTSSEHNRHFRIYAHCSKEHGHPHGVTFFFQNMLSSEVKLNLEQYTNHYYELYILTAGGDGSLTSKTVKLNGHELHMNGDSLPTLSPVTDRVWPVKVPGHSFGFLVSPHADASACP; encoded by the exons ATGATAAGGCTATTACTGTTCAGTGTTTGTTTCACAGTTACCACCTTTCAATATGCATATGGTAACAATGGTAACTTCAGCCGTCTATATGAGAGATTTTTAGTTGATGGTAACACAGTGACAGTGACCATAGACTCCCATCATGCCATCCACACGGTCAGTGACAAATTTGTCAGCCTTACTCTCGATTCCAGCCAGCTCAAATATGGTTTGAGACATTTCCATTCCGG CCTAAAGAAGATACGTAACCTTGCCAAAGGTCTGGCTCCAGCGTATCTCCGTGTAGGGGGAACGGCCGCAGACTCCCTGAGCTTTAAATCAGGGCCATCAACAGACTTCATAATGGACG AGCGGGAGCTGGACACCCTGTATCATTTCGCAAGAGATGTTGGCTGGGACATGATCTTTGACCTCAATCTGCTTCACCGTCATCACGGAGAATGGGACTCTACTAATGCCGAATCACTGATGAAGTACGCCGCCAGCAAAGGATACAGGTTCCATCTGGAGTTAGGAAATG AACCGAATTTATACGAACGTAGAGGCATTCACGTGGACCCAGCCCAGATAGGCCGTGACTATGGCAAACTTAAGCATCTGATGAATTCTATCCACCCTTTTAACGAAATGATGCTGGTAGGTCCGGCTTTCACAGGCAGTTTTCATGTGGACTACGCTGAGAA GTTTCTGTCAACAGGGTCGACTTATATCGACGCCATGACAGTGCATCA GTATTACATGGACGGATCGAAAGCGAAGGCGGAAGATTTCTTGAATCCGGACATCCTGGATAATTTCAAGCGTTTGGCCATTCATCGGTCTCAGGAAGCCTTATCCAAGCATTCAAAAGGAACAAAGACTACCTGGGTGCTAGAGACGAGTTCAGCCTACGGGGGAGGCGCCCCAGTGCTCTCAGAATCCTTTATCGCCGGCTTCAC GTGGTTGGACGAACTCGGCATGGCTGCTGCCAATGGTATCCCTGTTGTTGCCAGACAAAACTTTGTGGGAGCACATTATTCTCTTGTTGCAAATGATAACCCATTGCCA GACTACTGGTTGACATTGCTACACAAACGTCTGGTAGGACGGAAAGTTCTCAAGGTCACCTCTAGCGAACATAATCGTCACTTCCGGATCTACGCCCATTGCTCCAAGGA ACATGGACATCCTCACGgtgtcacatttttctttcaaaatatgcTGAGTTCCGAAGTGAAGCTAAACCTGGAGCAGTACACTAATCATTATTATGAGCTCTACATCTTGACGGCTGGCGGAGACGGGTCTTTGACATCTAA GACCGTGAAGTTAAACGGCCATGAACTGCATATGAACGGTGATTCCCTGCCTACCCTCTCACCGGTAACCGACAGAGTCTGGCCTGTGAAGGTTC
- the LOC135469132 gene encoding heparanase-like isoform X2, with protein sequence MLTIAFRLFILLASILYNVHGNVYNASHLQERFLVDGNTITVTIDSHHAIHTVSDKFVSITLDSWELKYNLKFFHLSLKKIRNLAKGLAPAYLRVGGTAADSLSFKSGPSTDFIMDERELDTLYHFARDVGWDMIFDLNLLHRHHGEWDSTNAESLMKYAASKGYRFHLELGNEPNLYERRGIHVDPAQIGRDYGKLKHLMNSIHPFNEMMLVGPAFTGSFHVDYAEKFLSTGSTYIDAMTVHQYYMDGSKAKAEDFLNPDILDNFKRLAIHRSQEALSKHSKGTKTTWVLETSSAYGGGAPVLSESFIAGFTWLDELGMAAANGIPVVARQNFVGAHYSLVANDNPLPDYWLTLLHKRLVGRKVLKVTSSEHNRHFRIYAHCSKEHGHPHGVTFFFQNMLSSEVKLNLEQYTNHYYELYILTAGGDGSLTSKTVKLNGHELHMNGDSLPTLSPVTDRVWPVKVPGHSFGFLVSPHADASACP encoded by the exons ATGTTGACAATAGCTTTTAGACTATTCATCCTGCTTGCCAGCAtcttgtacaatgtacatggcaATGTTTATAACGCTAGCCATTTACAGGAGAGATTTCTAGTTGATGGCAATACCATAACTGTGACTATTGATTCTCACCATGCCATCCACACGGTCAGTGACAAATTTGTTAGCATTACTCTTGATTCCTGGGAACTCAAATATAACCTAAAGTTTTTCCATTTAAG CCTAAAGAAGATACGTAACCTTGCCAAAGGTCTGGCTCCAGCGTATCTCCGTGTAGGGGGAACGGCCGCAGACTCCCTGAGCTTTAAATCAGGGCCATCAACAGACTTCATAATGGACG AGCGGGAGCTGGACACCCTGTATCATTTCGCAAGAGATGTTGGCTGGGACATGATCTTTGACCTCAATCTGCTTCACCGTCATCACGGAGAATGGGACTCTACTAATGCCGAATCACTGATGAAGTACGCCGCCAGCAAAGGATACAGGTTCCATCTGGAGTTAGGAAATG AACCGAATTTATACGAACGTAGAGGCATTCACGTGGACCCAGCCCAGATAGGCCGTGACTATGGCAAACTTAAGCATCTGATGAATTCTATCCACCCTTTTAACGAAATGATGCTGGTAGGTCCGGCTTTCACAGGCAGTTTTCATGTGGACTACGCTGAGAA GTTTCTGTCAACAGGGTCGACTTATATCGACGCCATGACAGTGCATCA GTATTACATGGACGGATCGAAAGCGAAGGCGGAAGATTTCTTGAATCCGGACATCCTGGATAATTTCAAGCGTTTGGCCATTCATCGGTCTCAGGAAGCCTTATCCAAGCATTCAAAAGGAACAAAGACTACCTGGGTGCTAGAGACGAGTTCAGCCTACGGGGGAGGCGCCCCAGTGCTCTCAGAATCCTTTATCGCCGGCTTCAC GTGGTTGGACGAACTCGGCATGGCTGCTGCCAATGGTATCCCTGTTGTTGCCAGACAAAACTTTGTGGGAGCACATTATTCTCTTGTTGCAAATGATAACCCATTGCCA GACTACTGGTTGACATTGCTACACAAACGTCTGGTAGGACGGAAAGTTCTCAAGGTCACCTCTAGCGAACATAATCGTCACTTCCGGATCTACGCCCATTGCTCCAAGGA ACATGGACATCCTCACGgtgtcacatttttctttcaaaatatgcTGAGTTCCGAAGTGAAGCTAAACCTGGAGCAGTACACTAATCATTATTATGAGCTCTACATCTTGACGGCTGGCGGAGACGGGTCTTTGACATCTAA GACCGTGAAGTTAAACGGCCATGAACTGCATATGAACGGTGATTCCCTGCCTACCCTCTCACCGGTAACCGACAGAGTCTGGCCTGTGAAGGTTC